One Anopheles marshallii chromosome 3, idAnoMarsDA_429_01, whole genome shotgun sequence genomic region harbors:
- the LOC128713714 gene encoding odorant receptor 63a-like: MLFQITVMQIRELPPSILQADFNIVIRSHCKTLQCATKLQRVMNLTLMIQLTCCSAIWCLMLFYILQMGLSFKVLNVSLLLLLMTFETYMYCHLGTKYTNAADEVFGALQQLTWYEQPVPIQRQLYFMMQHSQRSIALKAGKLFPVNIAQFSEIVKKSYSFYLVLKDVF, encoded by the exons ATGCTGTTTCAAATCACCGTCATGCAAATTCGAGAACTACCACCATCGATATTACAAGCCGATTTCAACATTGTCATACGATCGCATTGCAAAACCCTTCAATGCGCTACAAAGTTACAGCGAGTAATGAACCTGACGTTGATGATACAGCTTACATGCTGCAGCGCCATTTGGTGTCTAATGTTATTCTACATACTGCAAATG GGATTATCTTTCAAGGTGCTCAACGTTTCGTTACTACTCCTGCTAATGACATTTGAAACATACATGTACTGTCATTTGGGCACAAAATATACGAATGCA GCTGACGAAGTGTTCGGTGCCCTACAACAGCTTACCTGGTACGAACAACCCGTACCGATTCAAAGGCAACTTTACTTCATGATGCAACACTCTCAGAGATCCATTGCATTGAAAGCGGGAAAGCTTTTCCCCGTCAACATTGCACAGTTTagtgaaattgttaaaaaatcatACTCGTTCTACCTCGTCCTCAAGGATGTGTTCTAA
- the LOC128713713 gene encoding LOW QUALITY PROTEIN: uncharacterized protein LOC128713713 (The sequence of the model RefSeq protein was modified relative to this genomic sequence to represent the inferred CDS: substituted 2 bases at 2 genomic stop codons): protein MVIFERLNDPLKIFALPLKFFEMLGMSQCSSGRVRLLATNSYLLLALFIPKLFLGYDTIPDCFRSIAEGMFSLNTCITLFCLPFKMHHLEMLLRDLKLFTNIVSVTDEYKQILIKLNTTIHKYTKYYFLFTIGIIIAMFIPATAGVLYIYISQTPGQLVYFPLMMEHRLYVLDPHYNLLHWFLHHMFLLPALFILLVIYTGKAGLLFGSICFCTTLFNILALKISGLRLLISSEQYTAELKEIILLHQLAIRCAKLLRKILMDILLAQFTGCVLIWCFFLYSVMILGITPEGITMAVMIFSFSSETFLFCVFGNELTIKVWLKFNRVMAVCYTNTTILLPXXGEQISTAMYATEWYEQPVKIQKLIIPIMQQSQQRIGISAAKFYYIDINRYGQVCTIKI from the exons ATGGTTATTTTTGAGCGACTCAACGATCCTTTGAAGATATTTGCACTTCCACTGAAATTCTTCGAAATGCTCGGCATGAGTCAGTGTTCCTCCGGTCGTGTTCGACTTTTAGCCACCAACAGCTATTTGCTGCTCGCGTTGTTTATTCCGAAACTTTTCCTCGGGTACGACACCATTCCCGATTGCTTCCGTAGCATAGCGGAAGGCATGTTTTCACTAAACACCTGTATTACGCTGTTTTGTCTACCCTTCAAAATGCACCATCTGGAGATGTTACTTCGAGATCTCAAACTTTTCACGAACATAG TGAGCGTTACGGACGAGTACAAACAAATTCTGATCAAACTCAACACGACCATCCATAAATACACTAAGTATTACTTTCTTTTTACGATTGGTATCATAATTGCTATGTTCATTCCTGCCACAGCCGGTGTTCTTTACATTTACATCTCGCAAACGCCCGGTCAATTGGTTTATTTCCCGCTCATGATGGAGCATCGTCTCTACGTATTGGATCCGCACTATAATCTTCTACATTGGTTCTTGCATCATATGTTTCTGCTGCCGGCCCTCTTCATTCTGCTGGTCATATACACTGGCAAAGCTGGCTTATTATTCGGTTCGATTTGCTTCTGCACCACACTGTTTAATATCCTGGCCCTGAAGATCAGTGGATTACGATTGCTCATCTCCTCTGAGCAGTATACAGCCGAGCTGAAAGAAATCATATTACTACATCAGTTAGCCATCAGGTGTGCGAAGCTGTTGCGGAAAATACTTATGGACATATTGCTCGCACAGTTTACCGGCTGCGTGTTGAtttggtgtttctttttgtacTCCGTAATGATACTA GGAATTACTCCGGAAGGTATTACGATGGCCGTTatgattttttccttctcgtcTGAAACCTTCCTCTTCTGTGTGTTTGGTAATGAATTAACCATTAAGGTATGGCTAAAGTTCAATCGAGTGATGGCTGTATGCTATACTAACACTACCATTTTGCTACCTTAATAGGGTGAACAAATCAGTACTGCTATGTATGCAACCGAATGGTACGAACAGCCCGTAAAGATACAGAAGCTTATCATACCTATCATGCAGCAATCCCAGCAAAGAATTGGCATAAGTGCGGCCAAATTCTACTACATCGATATCAACAGATACGGTCAAGTATGTACCATCAAAATATAa
- the LOC128716203 gene encoding uncharacterized protein LOC128716203 produces the protein MDRKIKAVQLKRRIAVENISALERFQAQFAGDDVDQIPEALEDLDKHKADYFAAVAKLEELDDGIEAIEACILERINVEERPNAPHIRLPKVELPTFDGDQTKWLSFRDRFIAMIDALPDLPSIAKLEYLLSSLKGDAAVPFEHTPLTADNYSVTWSALLKQYDNPRALVREYYRKLHHLPGVQSESVDSLTTLVNEFLRNVSGFVKLNQPVDSWDTPLSNMLLMKLDRATLLAWEKHSVHFTTDKYMDVVHFVQDRIQILKSTNNFASDIVDGSRKVAGTLRSSPPRRSIANAASSRSSPITPNYKCPLKCVDSHLLRNCPVFSGKDVQQRREMVASKQLCWNCLSDSHQAKACKSDYTCRTCHQRHHTLLHTPTPNSTIAMAVQNNHGMVFLETVRLYILDGYGNRHEARALLDSGSMSNFICNSLARKLLGIPRNKVHVSILGIGNSLQLMKGSIFATVESRNLTHASQLELLILDSPFMEIPTSPIDTSSWKLPELPLADPSFFVPDKIDIIIGGDTYWELHSGRKRSLGRGKPWLVETSFGWVIAGNTSSGASHGSQLCHLAANETPSLESVMERFWDTETIGDDTALSAEEDACEKHFVTTTTREASGRYVVCLPQNNNPSIVLGESKAIADRRLLAVERRLRSNHVMKEEYSKFMKEYERLGHMKRLTEPVDDTYEHYYLPHHAVVKETSTTTKVRVVFDASCKTSSGFSLNDKLLVGPVIQDDLFSIIVRFRSHSIALSADVEKMYRQILHDDRDQRYLRIRYREDPTEPIQTYQLQTITYGTASAPFLATRTLKQIAHDHQTQYPLAVNAVLNDFYVDDLLSGTEEISDAIEMLFKDGQIIIKQYACHYYSTHRISGTVNKQGVTGF, from the exons ATGGACAGAAAAATCAAAGCCGTTCAGTTGAAGAGGAGGATTGCAGTGGAAAATATTAGTGCCCTCGAACGCTTTCAAGCCCAATTTGCCGGAGACGACGTCGATCAAATCCCGGAGGCCTTAGAAGACCTGGATAAGCACAAGGCAGATTACTTCGCCGCGGTGGCGAAGTTGGAGGAACTCGACGATGGTATCGAGGCGATCGAGGCATGTATCCTGGAAAGGATCAACGTCGAAGAGCG GCCAAACGCTCCACACATCCGCCTTCCGAAGGTCGAATTGCCAACGTTCGACGGAGATCAGACGAAATGGTTATCGTTTCGTGATCGCTTCATTGCGATGATTGATGCTTTGCCGGATCTTCCGTCGATTGCGAAGCTCGAATATTTATTGTCGTCATTGAAAGGGGACGCGGCGGTTCCTTTCGAACATACACCGTTGACGGCGGACAATTATTCGGTAACGTGGTCAGCGCTTCTCAAGCAGTATGACAATCCGCGTGCACTCGTTCGTGAGTATTACCGAAAACTACATCATCTTCCTGGCGTGCAATCGGAGAGTGTGGATAGTCTGACCACTTTAGTGAACGAATTTTTGCGGAATGTGAGCggttttgtgaaactaaatcAACCGGTGGATTCATGGGACACGCCGTTATCAAACATGCTACTTATGAAGTTGGATCGTGCCACACTTCTAGCATGGGAGAAACATTCAGTGCACTTTACGACGGACAAGTACATGGACGTGGTACATTTTGTACAAGACCGGATTCAAATCTTAAAGTCGACTAACAATTTCGCGAGTGATATAGTCGATGGTTCGAGAAAGGTGGCCGGCACCTTGCGCTCATCACCACCGCGTCGATCGATCGCCAACGCAGCGTCTTCGCGATCATCTCCCATTACGCCAAATTACAAGTGTCCTTTAAAGTGCGTAGATAGTCACCTTCTTCGAAACTGTCCAGTGTTCTCTGGAAAGGACGTGCAACAGCGTCGGGAAATGGTAGCATCAAAGCAGCTGTGTTGGAATTGCTTGAGTGATTCCCATCAGGCAAAAGCTTGCAAGTCGGACTATACATGTCGTACTTGTCACCAGCGTCACCATACACTGCTACATACTCCTACTCCCAACTCAACAATCGCTATGGCAGTGCAAAACAACCATGGAATGGTGTTTTTGGAAACGGTGCGGTTGTACATCCTAGATGGCTACGGAAACCGTCATGAGGCAAGGGCTCTCCTCGATTCGGGCTCTATGTCAAATTTCATCTGTAATTCGCTGGCTCGGAAGCTTCTGGGGATACCTCGGAACAAGGTTCACGTATCGATCCTGGGCATCGGCAATTCATTACAGTTGATGAAGGGATCAATCTTTGCAACTGTGGAATCCCGAAACCTTACACATGCTTCTCAGCTGGAGCTACTCATCTTGGATTCTCCATTTATGGAAATCCCAACGTCGCCCATTGATACATCGTCGTGGAAGCTTCCGGAATTGCCACTAGCAGACCCATCGTTCTTTGTTCCTGACAAGATCGACATCATCATTGGCGGAGATACGTACTGGGAGCTTCATTCCGGTAGAAAACGTTCGCTCGGCAGAGGAAAACCATGGCTAGTGGAGACGTCATTCGGTTGGGTCATCGCTGGAAACACGTCATCGGGTGCTTCACATGGTTCACAGTTGTGTCATCTGGCTGCCAATGAAACGCCTTCATTGGAATCGGTTATGGAGCGTTTCTGGGATACCGAGACAATTGGCGATGATACTGCCTTATCTGCGGAAGAGGATGCCTGTGAGAAGCATTTCGTGACCACCACGACCAGAGAGGCATCCGGCAGGTATGTTGTCTGTTtgccacaaaataataatcccAGTATCGTTTTAGGAGAATCAAAGGCGATTGCTGATCGTCGGCTCCTTGCGGTGGAACGAAGGTTAAGATCGAATCATGTGATGAAGGAAGAATACAGCAAATTCATGAAGGAGTACGAGCGTTTAGGTCACATGAAGCGACTTACCGAACCGGTCGATGATACCTATGAGCATTACTATTTGCCTCATCATGCGGTAGTAAAGGAGACGAGCACAACCACTAAGGTCAGAGTAGTGTTTGATGCATCCTGTAAAACTTCCTCAGGATTTTCCTTAAACGACAAATTATTGGTGGGACCGGTGATCCAAGACGACCTGTTTTCGATTATTGTACGTTTTCGGTCACATTCCATCGCCCTATCAGCGGACGTCGAAAAAATGTACCGTCAAATTCTACACGATGATCGCGACCAACGGTACCTTCGCATAAGATACAGAGAAGACCCAACAGAGCCCATTCAAACTTACCAGCTACAAACGATTACATACGGAACTGCGTCCGCTCCGTTCCTGGCAACTAGAACACTGAAGCAAATAGCTCATGATCATCAAACACAGTACCCGCTAGCAGTTAACGCAGTACTGAACGACTTCTACGTAGACGACTTATTATCGGGTACAGAAGAAATATCGGATGCAATCGAGATGC TGTTTAAGGACGggcaaatcatcatcaaacaataCGCATGCCACTATTATTCAACTCATCGCATCAGTGGCACCGTTAACAAGCAAGGAGTTACAGGATTCTGA